TTATCGGTATGCCGGAGAGCTGGGGTTGCTTCCCGGGGAGGTCAAGATCCGGGTCATGGATCTTCCGGCGGGGACGCCCTGTTAGGAGGGGAGATGCCTCCGGGCCGAACGCTGCGGTCTCTTCATCTTCCGCAAATCGTCAAAGAAGGGATGGAAGGGTGCAACGGCCCCCTCATCGGGGAAGCGGATTTTTTGTGCCCGTTGTGGATGAAGCTCTTGGATATTTATGAAGAACTTCGAAGCGATTTAAAAGTCATCGAAGAAGAGCTGGCCGCCACTCTTGTCACGGACCAGGCCGGGTTGAACCGATCCTCCGGTCACCTTCTGGAGGCCGGGGGAAAGCGGATCCGCCCCCTCTTTGTGCTTTTGTCCGGACACTTCGGCCAATACGACATCAACCGGCTGAAACGGGTGGCCGTTCCGCTGGAATTGATCCACATGGCCACGCTGGTTCACGATGACGTGATCGACGACGCGGATACCCGCCGCGGCCGAAAGACGGTGAAGGCCCAGTGGGACAACCGGGTGGCCATGTACACCGGCGATTACATTTTTGCCCGTTCGCTGCAGGTCGTGACGGAAATTGAAGATCCCGCTGTGCACCGGATTCTTTCCCGCTCGATCATGGATATGTGCCGGGGAGAGATCGATCAGGTCCGGGACTTCTATGACGCCTCCCCGTCCCTCCTCCGCTATTTCCGGCGGATCAAACGGAAGACGGCCCTTTTGATGGCCGTCAGCTGCCAACTGGGAAGCTTGGTCAGCCGTGCCGAAGAGTGGATTGTCCGAAATCTTTATCTCTACGGCTATTATGTGGGCATGGCCTTTCAGCTCACCGATGACGTGCTGGACTTCATCGGCGACGAGTCGGTGTTGGGAAAGCCGGCCGGCAGCGATCTGCGCCAGGGAAACGTGACCCTGCCGGTGATTTATGCCCTTCGCACCTCGGAACCCCGGGAGAAGGAGCGCATATTGACCTATCTGAAGTCCAACGGGAAAAAGATTCCCCTTTCCACCGTGCTGGACATCGTGCGCCGCTCGGGAGGGATCGATTATGCGATGGGCCTTGCGGAACGATACCTCCAAAAGGCGCTTTCGGTTTTAAGCCGTCTCCCTTCTTGCGGAGCGCGGGATTCCCTGGAGCGCATCGCCCGGTTTGTGGGCAGCCGCTCCTATTAGGGTTTGCTTTTCGGCCGGGTTTTTGGTACAATCCGATTGCCCCTGAAGCGACATCCATTACATATGTTGTTGGAAACGGAGGATTCGTGCATGGAAAGGACGTTTCTCATGGTCAAACCCGACGGCGTCCAAAGGGGTTTGATCGGCGAGATCGTTTCCCGGTTTGAGAAGAAGGGTTTCAAACTGATTGCGGCCAAATTGATGACGGTGTCCCGGGAACTGGCCGAGGCCCATTATGCGGAGCACCGGGAAAAGCCCTTTTTTGAGGAATTGGTCGGTTTCATCACCTCCGGACCGGTGTTCGCCATGATCTGGGAAGGGGAGAACGTGATCTCCGTCGCCCGTCAGATGATGGGGAAAACCAATCCCGCCGACGCGGCCCCCGGGACGATCCGCGGCGATTACGGCATCAGCGTGGGGATGAACATCATCCACGGTTCCGATTCGCCGGAAAGTGCGGAACGGGAGATCAAGCTCTGGTTTCGGGAGCAGGATCAGATTTCCTATGAGAAAACCATCGACCGCTGGATCTACTGAGGGTCTGCGATAGCCCGGCGAAAGCCGGGTTTTTTGTTTTGTGAAGGAATGGGATGCGAGGATGCGGACGTGCGGGAGGATGCGGTGGACGTTTTCTGCAGAAACGGGGAGTCTGCATCGGAGAAGGCTCGGGTTTTTGCCGTGTCATTAATTTAAACAAGTTTGCTACGCAAACCTTTTTTATTCCTATGAAAACGCCTAAAGGCGATTCCGCTTCGCCCGTTTGTGTGATAAGATACTAAGAAAATTTGTGGCGAAGTTTTTTCGGGAGAGGGGAGAAGTCGTGCGCTATTTGACGGCGGGAGAATCCCACGGTCCCCAGTTGACGGTGATTATCGAGGGCCTGCCCAGCCAGCTGCCCTTTTCCAGGGAAAAGGTGGATGAACAGCTGGCCCGCAGGCAGAAGGGATACGGCCGTGGGCGCAGGATGCAGATCGAGTCGGACCGGGTCCAGGTGCTGTCGGGGGTGCGGTTTGGAAAAACCACCGGCGCGCCGGTGACGCTGGTGATTGAAAATAAGGATTGGACTCACTGGAAAAAGGTGATGGGAACGGATCCGATCCCGGAGTACGCGGAAAAGCGGAGGGTGACCCGCCCCCGCCCGGGACATGCGGATTTGAACGGAGCATTGAAGTACGGGCACCGGGACATGCGGGATGTGCTGGAGCGCTCCAGCGCGCGGGAGACGGCCGCCCGGGTGGCCGCCGGGGCCGTGGCGCGCCAGCTGCTGGAGCTGTGCGGAATCCGCGTGGCGGGTCACGTGGTGCGGATCGGGACGGCGGAGGCGGAGGCGACGCCGGATCTGCCTCTGGACGAAATCCTCCGCCGGGCGGAGGCTTCCCCCGTTCGCTGCCTCGATCCGCAGGCGGAAAAGGAAATGATGCGTCTGATCGATGAGGCGAAAAAGGAAGGGGACAGCCTGGGCGGGATCGTGGAAGTGATCGTGGAGGGGGCGCCGGCGGGACTCGGCAGCCACGTGCATTGGGACCGGAAGCTGGATGCCCGCATCGCCCGGGCGGTGGTGAGCATCCAGGCGTTCAAGGGAGTGGAGATCGGGATCGGTTTCGAGGCGGCCCGGAGAAAGGGATCGGAGGTGCATGACGAGATCCTTTGGGCCGAAGACAGGGGCTTTTACCGGGCGACCAACCGGGCCGGCGGCTTTGAGGGCGGGATGACCACCGGCGAGCGGATTGTGGTGCGGGGGGTGATGAAGCCGATTCCCACCCTGTACAAACCCCTCCGCAGCGTGGATATCGAGACGAAGAAGCCCTTTGCGGCGAGCATCGAGCGCTCCGACAGCTGCGCGGTTCCCGCCGCCTGCGTGGTGGCCGAAAATGTGGTGGCCTGGGAAGTGGCGCAGGCGCTGACGGAGAAGTTTCCCGCCGACACGATGCCGGAGCTGATCGAACAGGTCGAGCAATACCGGAAACGGATTGCGAGGTTTTGACCATGCGGACGCTGAAGGTTTCCACAGGCGAGCAAACCTACCCGATCCTGATCGGACGGGATCTGTACGCCCGGCTGCCCGAATGGCTCCGGAGTCGGGGGATCGGTCCGGATCGCCCCTTGATGCTGGTGACGGACACCCATGTGGGTCCGCTGTACGGGGAGAAGGTGGCCGGCCCCTTGCGGGCGGCGGGTTACCGGGTGGGAGAGGCGTCGGTGCCCGCCGGGGAATCCTCCAAATCCCTGGAACAGCTTTCCCGGCTGGTGGAGGAAGGACTCCGATTCGGACTGGATCGCCAGGGGGTGGTGCTGGCCCTCGGAGGCGGTGTTGTCGGGGATTTGGCCGGTTTTTTGGCGGCTTCTTACATGCGCGGGATTCCCTTTGTCCAGTTGCCCACGACCCTTCTGGCCCACGACAGCAGTGTCGGCGGAAAGGTGGGAGTGAATCACCCCCTCGGGAAAAATGTCATCGGCGCGTTTCACCAGCCGCTCATGGTGGTGTTCGACGTCAGCACCCTCCGCACCCTGCCCAGGCGGGAGGTGGTCTCCGGCTATGCGGAGGTGGTCAAGCACGCCCTGATCGCCGATGCTTCCTTCGCGGACTGGCTGCTCCGAAACAGCGAACGCCTTCTGCGCCTGGAGCCTTCCCTGGTGGAGGAGGCGATCTGGAACGGTTGCCGGATCAAGGCGGAGGTGGTGTCGCAGGATGAGCGGGAAGCGGGCCTCCGGGCGATTCTCAATTACGGTCACACGATCGGGCACGCGTTGGAGGCGGCTTCGGGATATGCGGGACTGACCCACGGTGAAGGGGTCGCCATCGGCATGGTGGGAGCGGCGATGCTGGCGGAAGCGCTGGGGACGGCGCGGGATGTGGTGGAACCGACGAAACGGTTGCTCCAGGCCTTTCACCTGCCGGTCCATCTCGCGGGCGAGTGGCCTGAAGAGAAGCTGTTGGAACTGATGCGCCGGGACAAGAAGGCGAGGGGCGGCGTATACGCCTTTGTGCTTCCGGAACGCATCGGCTCGGTGCGGTTGGTGCGGGGCATTCCGGAGGAGGCAATCCGGCGGGTGCTCCGCCGGTTGAAGTCAGGGTGAGGTCTCAAAAAGGATTGACAGAAACGGCAAACTCGATTAAAGTGATGATAATCCAATGAATTTTTGAGCAGAGCCCAGCTGAGCAAAGAGAGCAGAGGAGAGCAGAGCGGAGCGGAGCCAAAGGACGGGTACTCCGATCAAAGCTTTCCATGCTTTGATCTTTTTATTTTCCTCTTTCCCCCTTTTTTCCCCTTGGTTTTCCCCTTTCCGTTCTGCCCTCCCGGAAGGAGGGAGAAGGTGATTTACCCCCCGTTTGCCGAAGTGAAGCGGCTTGCCAAGACCTATTCGTCCATTCCCCTGTGCAAGACGATTTATGCCGACACGGAAACGCCGGTGTCTTTGTACGACCGGTTGCGCGACCGGCCCTATTCGTTTCTGCTGGAGAGCGTGGAAGGAGGAGAGAAGTGGGCCCGATACTCCTTCATCGGGGCCGATCCGTTCTTGATCGTCACCTGCCGGGAGGGTCAGGTGACCCTGTCCGGGAGGGAGGGGACCAGGCGCCTGGCGGCCGATCCCTTCGATGTGGTGCAGGATTTGCTGAAACGGTACCACACTCCCGACTATCCCGGTCATCCCCCCTTTTTGGGAGGGGCGGTGGGGTATATCGCCTACGAGGCGGTTCGCTACATGGAATCCCTGCCTCCCTTTCCCCACGCGGGGAAAGGGACCGGGGCCCGGGATCTCCACCTGATGTTTTGCGACCGGGTGCTGATTTTTGACCATTTGAGGCAACAGGTGACGCTGGTTCACCATCTCCACGTCCCCGGGGAAGCGGGGGAAGCGGCGCTTATGGAACTTTACCTGCGGGCCGTGGAGGAGCTGGAGGAAAGGGCGGGAAGGATCCGCTCCCGCCGTCCTGAACTGGCTTTCTTTCTCGACGCGCCCTTTGAGGCGGGGGGAGAGCCGGATCTTTTCCGGGCTTCCTCCAACATGAGCCGCCACCAGTACGAAGCGATGGTGAAAAGGGCCCAGGAACACATCCGGGCGGGCGACATTTTTCAGCTGGTTCCCTCCCAGCGGTGGACCTGGCATCCCGCTCCGCCCCCCTTTGACGTGTACCGCGTGTTGCGGATCCTGAACCCCTCCCCCTACATGTTTTACCTGAAGATGGGGGATGAGGTGGTCACCGGTTCCTCACCGGAGTTGCTGGTCCGCGTCAACGGCGGGAAAGCGGAGACGCGTCCCATTGCGGGGACCCGCCCCCGCGGGAGGACGGCCGAGGAGGATGAGAGACTTGCGGCCGAGCTTCTGCAAGACGAAAAGGAGCGGGCCGAACATGTCATGCTGATCGACCTGGGGCGAAACGACCTGGGACGCGTCTGCCGCTACGGGACGGTGCGCGTGACCCAGCAGATGGCGATCGAGCGCTATTCCCACGTGATGCACATGGTTTCCCACGTGACCGGCGAGTTGGCCCCCGGCCGCACGCCGATCGACGCCTTGCGCGCCGTCTTCCCGGCGGGAACCGTCTCCGGCGCCCCGAAGGTCCGGGCCATGGAATTGATCGGAGAGATGGAGCCGGAGCCGCGCGGGGTGTACGCGGGGGCGGTGGGGTACTTCAGCTTTGCGGGCAATCTCGACACCTGCATCGCCATCCGCACCCTTCATTTTCGCGACGGCAAGGCGTATGTCCAGGCCGGAGGGGGAGTGGTGATCGATTCCTCCCCGGCGGGGGAATATGAAGAATCCCTCAATAAAGCCAAAGGGATGTTTCGGGCGCTGGAGCTGGCGGAAACCTTGTTCAAACCGATCGGATCCTGACAGGGAGGGAGAGGCGGATGATCCGGGAATGCTTGTCCAAGTTGGTGCAGGGGGAAAGCCTGACGAGGGAAGAGGCGCGTCAGCTGATGATCCGGATGATGGAAGGGAAGCTTTCCCCTTCGCAGATGGGCGGGGTGCTGACGGCCCTGCGCATGAAGGGGGAAACGGCGGAGGAATTGACGGGATTGGCGGAAGGGATGCGGAGCAAAGCCGCCTCCGTATACCCGCGGGTTCCCGGGGCGGTGGACACCTGCGGCACCGGCGGCGACGGAGGGAAAACCTTCAACATTTCCACCGGGGCGGCGATTGTGGCCGCGGCGGCGGGCATTCCCGTCGCCAAGCACGGAAACCGGGCGGTATCCGGCAGGAGCGGAAGCGCGGATGTGCTGGAGGCCCTCGGCATCCGCATCCAGATGTCGCCGAAGGAAGCGGAAAAGGCGCTGGACCGTCTGGGAATCTGTTTCATGTTTGCCCCGCTGTTTCATCCCGCGATGAAGCAGGTGATGCCGACCCGCAAGGAGCTGGGATTCCGCACCTGTTTCAATCTGCTGGGGCCCTTGGTGAACCCCGCGGGCGTCAAGAGGCAACTGATGGGCGTGTTTGATCCGGCCCTCACGGAAACGGTGGCCCGCGTCCTGTTGACGCTCGGCGCCGAACGGGCCTTGGTGGTGGCCGGCCTGGACGGAATCGATGAGATCTCCATCAGCGCGCCGACGCGAATCAGCGAGGTGAAGGACGGGCAGATCAGAACCTACACGGTGATCCCGGAGGATTTGGGGGTTCATCCGGCCCCGCAGGAGGCGGTGTCCGGCGGCGATGCCCGGACCAACGCGCGGATCCTGCGGGAGGTATTCCGGGGAGAAAAGGGGCCTTGCCGGGATGTCGTTCTGGTCAACGCCGGAGCCGTCCTGTATGTGGCCGGCCGGGCGAAGAGCATTGCCGAGGGGGTCCGGAAGGCCGCCGATGCGGTGGACAGCGGTAGGGCGTCCGAAAAACTGGAGACCATGATCCGGTATTCACGGGAGGTCAGCCATGTTTCTTGAGAAAATCGTCGCGGAGAAGCGCAGGGAAATCGAGGAGCTGAAACATCTCCTCCCCGAGGGGAGCGGGGAGTCCGGGATGAAGACGCTCTCCCTGTCGGAGGCGATTCAAGCCCGCCGGGACGGACCGGCCCTGATCGCCGAGGTGAAGCCGGCTTCCCCCTCCAGGGGGGTCATCCGAAAACAGGTGGATCCCGTGGAGATGGCGACCGCTTATCAGCGGGGCGGAGCGAGCGCCGTTTCCGTCCTGACGGACCGGCGCTTTTTCGGAGGGGAAGGCGCTTTCCTCCAAAGGGTGAAAAAAGCGGTGTCCCTTCCCGTCTTGCGCAAGGATTTCATCCTGGATCCGCTCCAGGTGAAGGAAAGCCGGATGCTGGGAGCAGACGCCATTTTGCTGATCGCCGCCCTGCTGGATCGCGAGCAATTGAGGCGCTTGAGCGAAGCCGCCCACCGCCTCGGCCTCGAGGTGCTGGTGGAGATTCACCGGGAGGAGGAGATCGAACGGGCTTTGGCGTGCGAGCCGGATGTGATCGGAATCAACAACCGGGATCTGGTCACTTTCCAAACCGATCTCGGCACCACGGAGCGGCTCAGGCCGCTGCTTCCGGACACGATTCCGGTAATCGGGGAAAGCGGCGTCACCTCCCCCGAAGATGTGCGGCGAATGGCCCGGGCGGGGGTGGACGGCGTGTTGGTGGGCGAGTTCCTCATGCGGCAGGAGAATCCGGAAAGCGCCGTGCGCGCGTTGATCGGGGGTGGGGCAGCTTGAGACGAACCTTTGTGAAGATTTGCGGGCTTCGGACGACGTCGGACATGGAGGCCCTCCAGGGCGTCGATCTGGACGCCGCCGGATTCATTCTGGTTCCCGGGCGGCGGCGATTTGTGCCGCCGGAACAGCTGAAGGTTCTCCTCCGGATGCTTCCGCCGGGTGCCATGGCCGTGGGCGTGATGATGAATCCGACACGGGATGAAGTGATGGACTGGTTTTTCCGAGCCGATCTGGACGCGGTGCAGCTGCACGGGGAAGAATCCCCCGAGTTTTGCCGGTGGGTCAAAAAGACCCTGTCGGTGCAAGTGATCAAGGCGTTCACCCCGGATGAAGCGGCGGAAAAAGGGACCGCGGAAGCCTACGCCCCCTGGGTGGACAGTGTCTTGCTGGATTCCGCCTCCGGCGGGCAAAAGGGGGGGACCGGCATCCGCTTTTCCTGGGAACGGATCGTCGAGATCAGGAAAAAGTGGCACGCGGCCAAGCGTCCGGTTTGGGTGGCCGGCGGACTCAATCCCGAAAACGTGGGGGAGCTTGTGGCGCGTTTTGCTCCGGACGGAGTCGACGTGTCCAGCGGAGTGGAGACGGACGGATGCAAGGACCGGGAAAAGGTCCGTTCCTTTGTGGAGAGGGTGAGAATATATGATCAAAAACCAGTTTGCAACCCAAACTAAGCGTTTTTCCTCCCATTTCGGCCCCTACGGGGGCCGCTACGTCCCGGAAACATTGATGAACGCCCTCTTTGAACTGGAAAAGGGGTTTTGCGAAGCGGTGGAAGACCCCCGGTTTCTCAGAAGGCTCAAGGAGCTGAGGGAGGAATATTCCGGACGGCCCACGCCCCTTACCTTTGCCGAAGGATTGACGCGCAAGGTCGGAGGCGCCCGGATTTACCTGAAGCGGGAGGATTTGAACCACACCGGCGCCCACAAGATCAACAACACCCTGGGGCAGGCGCTTTTGGCCCTCAGGATGGGGAAGAAGCGCCTGGTGGCCGAAACCGGCGCGGGTCAGCACGGAGTGGCTTCCGCCACGGTGGCGGCTCTGCTGGGAATGGAGTGCGTCGTGTTCATGGGGGAGGAGGATGTTCAAAGGCAGAAGTTGAACGTCTTCCGGATGAAGTTGTTGGGGGCGGAGGTCGTGCCCGTCCGTTCGGGGACGCGCACTCTCAAGGATGCCACCAATGAGGCGATCCGTCATTGGGTCACCCACGTGGAGGACACCTTTTACATGTTGGGGTCGGCGGTGGGCCCCCATCCCTATCCGCAGATGGTCCGGTATTTTCAGCGGGTGATCGGGGATGAGGCGCGGAAGCAGATCCTCGAAAAGGAGAAGCGTCTGCCGGACCATGTGGTGGCCTGTGTCGGCGGGGGCAGCAACGCGATCGGCATGTTTGCCGCCTTTTTGGAAGACCGGGAAGTCCAGCTGCACGGTGTGGAAGCGGCGGGGAAAGGCCTGTCCACGGGGAAACACGCGGCGACGCTGTGCAAGGGAAGGCCCGGTGTGCTGCACGGCTCCTACAGTTATCTCCTGCAGGACGAACACGGACAAGTGCTTCCGGCCCATTCGATCTCCGCAGGATTGGATTACCCCGGGGTGGGTCCCGAACATTCCCATCTGAAGGACACGGGACGGGTCCGGTACACGGCGGTGACGGACGGGGAAGCGCTGGAGGCGGTTCGCCTGCTGTGCCGGACGGAGGGCATTTTGCCGGCGCTGGAGTCGGCTCACGCCGTCGCGGAAGCGGTGAAAATCGCCAAAGCGGCCGGAAGGGACCGGATCGTTCTGATCTGTTTGTCCGGCCGGGGAGACAAGGACGTGGAGACGATGGCGGCGCATATGGGAGGGTCGGCGGATGGAGCGGATTAGGGAAGCGTTTCAAAGGAGCCGGGCTCCCCGGCTGATCCCCTTTATCATGGCGGGGGATCCCGACATGGAAACGACGGTGTCCCTGCTGCGGCTGCTGGATCAAGAGGGAGCGACGGCGGTGGAAGTGGGGTTTCCCTTTTCGGATCCGCTGGCCGACGGTCCGGTGATCCAGCAGGCGGCCTGGCGGGCCCTGGGCCAGGGAGTGACACTGCACCGCTTGTGGGAGATGGTCTCCATCGCCCGGGAGCGGGGAGTACAGGTGCCGCTGATCTTGTTTTCCTATTACAACCCGCTGCTTTCCTACGGCCTTCGCCCGCTGGTCACCGATGCCAAGCGGGCGGGATTCAACGGCCTCATCGTTCCCGACCTGCCCGTGGAAGAGAGCGAGGGACTGCGCGAACTGTGCGACCAGGCGGGACTGGCCCTGATTCCGCTGGTGGCTCCCACTTCCCGGGAGCGGATCGGGAAAATCGCGTCCCGGGCCAGGGGGTTCGTCTATTGCGTTTCGTCCCTGGGGACGACGGGGCGGAGGGAACGCTTTTCCCATGGGGTGGAGCGCTTCCTTCAGGAAGTACGGAGCCGCTCTCCGGTTCCCATCGTGGTGGGGTTCGGCATCTCCCGGGGGGAGCATGTCCGCCACTTTTCCCGGTTTGCCGACGGTGTGGTGGTCGGAAGCGCCCTTGTCGAACAAATTGCTTCCGTTTCGGAGAAGCTGCGGCGTGAGGAAGATCGGCCGCAGGCCCTGGAGGATATCCGGAGGTTTGTCAGGAGGCTGAAAACGGAGTAAGATAAAGAGAAAAACAGCGGGGAGGAACCATATGAAACCGAAGGCAGCCATTCGCGGCTTGCCGGTCTATGAGCCGGGCAAGCCCTTGGAAGAAGTGAAGCGGGAGCTGGGGCTCGATGACGTGATCAAGCTGGCTTCCAACGAGAACCCCTTTGGGTGCTCTCCAAAGGTGAAAGAACGCCTTGCATCCGAATTTTCCTCGCTTCCCCTCTATCCGGAGGGAACGGCCCCGGAACTGCGCCGGGCGCTTTCGGAGCGGCTCAAGGTGGATCCCGAGGGGATCATCCTCGGAAACGGTTCGGATGAGATCATTCAAATGGTTTCCCGAGCTTATCTCGAAACGGGCGATGAAGCGGTGATGGCGGACAAGACCTTTCCCCGGTACAAGACCCAGACGTTGATCGAAGGGGCCAAACCGGTGGAGGTTCCCCTGCGGGAGGGGGTGCATGATCTTTCCGGAATGCTGCGGCGGGTGACGGACAGGACCAAGATCCTGTGGATCTGCAATCCCAACAACCCGACGGGAACCATTGTCGATGCGCCGTCCCTCACCGGATTCCTGGAGGAACTTCCCGATCACGTGTTGGTGGTGATCGACGAAGCCTACGCCGAATATGTGACGGATCCCGCCTATCCCGATTCGGTTCGGCTCCTGGAGAAACATCCGAGGCTGATCGTTCTCCGGACCTTTTCTAAAATCCACGGGCTGGCTTCGCTCCGGATCGGCTACGGGCTGGCCCACCCCGACATCGTGCGGGAACTGAACCGGGTGCGGGAGCCCTTCAACGTGAACCGTCTGGCGCAACGGGCGGCGCTCGCCGCCCTGGAGGACGAAGCCTTCGTCCGAACATGCCGGGAACAAAACCGGCGGGGGATCGAGCAGATCTTACGCCGGCTTGAGGAGTGGAATCTGTTTTATTATCCCCCTCACGGGAATTTCATTCTGCTGGACACGGGCCGTCCCGCGGATGAAGCCTTTGAATTTCTGCTGAAACGAGGGGTGATCGTTCGTTCCGGAAAGGCTTTGGGTTATCCCACCTTCATCCGGGTGACGGTGGGAACGCCGGAACAGAACCGGCGCTTTTTGGATGCGCTCGGGGAGTTTGTGGCGGAAAAGGAAGCGGATCGGCCATGAAGGCGGCGGTGCTGGGAGTCGGCCTGATCGGCGGTTCGCTGGCTCTCTGCCTGAAAGAGCGGACGAATTGCCGCGTCTTTGGTTATGACCATTCCCAGGAAACCCTGGACTGGGCCGTCGCCGCCGGTGTCATCGACGAAGGAAGCCGCCGGCTGGAAGAGGCGGTGAAGGATGCGGAGTTCATTT
This DNA window, taken from Planifilum fulgidum, encodes the following:
- the hisC gene encoding histidinol-phosphate transaminase; protein product: MKPKAAIRGLPVYEPGKPLEEVKRELGLDDVIKLASNENPFGCSPKVKERLASEFSSLPLYPEGTAPELRRALSERLKVDPEGIILGNGSDEIIQMVSRAYLETGDEAVMADKTFPRYKTQTLIEGAKPVEVPLREGVHDLSGMLRRVTDRTKILWICNPNNPTGTIVDAPSLTGFLEELPDHVLVVIDEAYAEYVTDPAYPDSVRLLEKHPRLIVLRTFSKIHGLASLRIGYGLAHPDIVRELNRVREPFNVNRLAQRAALAALEDEAFVRTCREQNRRGIEQILRRLEEWNLFYYPPHGNFILLDTGRPADEAFEFLLKRGVIVRSGKALGYPTFIRVTVGTPEQNRRFLDALGEFVAEKEADRP